Genomic window (Rhizobium sp. SL42):
CCGACTGGCCGTCATTTGCCCTTAGCGCCGCGATAATCTTGCGATGCTCCGCGATCGACTCGCGCATGCGTTCCGGATCCGTGATCGGAATAGGCTGACGCTGTGTTTCGGTTACCTGGTCCCGCACCGTTTGATAGAGCGCCTTCAACATCGCATTGGAGCAGGCTGAAACGATTGTCCCATGAAAGTCGAGATCGGCTTCGACATTGGCGAGCAGGTCCTGTTTCGCCCAGCATTCCTCCATGGTCTGCGTCGCTCGCTCCATCTTCTCCAACTGCAGTTGCGTCAACCGCCCCGCGGCAAGCCTCGCGATTTCGCCTTCCATCAAAATTCGGGTCTGGAATACATCGAAGACTGAATAGCTATCGGAGTAACGCCAGGGCGCCATGTGTCCACCCAGGCTTCTTGCCCCTTCTGCGGCGGCAGTCACGAAGGTACCGCGACCGGCCTCGGTCTTCAGAAGCCCCAGCGTTTCCAGCGTCAGCAGCGCCTCCCGCAGGGACGCGCGGCTGATGCCGAATTTGAGCGCGAACTCCCGCTGGGACGGAATTTTCTCGCCCGGCTTCAAGG
Coding sequences:
- a CDS encoding FadR/GntR family transcriptional regulator, whose product is MFNKTLVPQSVAREIQTMIQAGTLKPGEKIPSQREFALKFGISRASLREALLTLETLGLLKTEAGRGTFVTAAAEGARSLGGHMAPWRYSDSYSVFDVFQTRILMEGEIARLAAGRLTQLQLEKMERATQTMEECWAKQDLLANVEADLDFHGTIVSACSNAMLKALYQTVRDQVTETQRQPIPITDPERMRESIAEHRKIIAALRANDGQSARLEMENHIRNTARCAGLSP